AATGAAAAAATTATCATTCAAACCACCCAAGATATTTATTTTTTGGGTGAAAAAATTGATCTGCAATTTATGCGGGTCACTAATTATCCGATTGATGTTAATAAAACTGTAACGGTAGAGTCAAAAAATAAATCTCTTAAACTTGATTTGCGAAGTGATATGACAAACTTGAATGCTTGTATGACGTTGAAGAATCGATCGGAGGGAAGGCAATTATCTATTCATTTGCCTGAAAAAAAATTGGAAGCTGGGCGATATCAAATCAAAATTACTTTTTGTAATAAGCGTGATTATGCAAAGATGCCGGGGGAGATTGTTTCGAACGTGTTTGAGGTTGGGAGATGATGGATCCCGGGTCCCCGGATCGGGGTCCAGGGCAGGCAAGCCCGGGATGACGAAAGACTGAAATGGAAGATTCTTCACCCTGCTGGGTTCAGAATGACATCTATTATAAATTCAATAGTGGATCTTCGCTTTCGGTTGAGGGGCCGGCGTCTTCTGGTTTTACGCCCGGGGGTAACACGTTCACGTTGCCATCTGGTGCATTGTTATCAACTTTTTGTTGATCGTGATCGTCGGGTGGCGTAACCTGTTGCTCAGCTTCGGTGCAAGCTATGGTTCCACCTAAGAGGAACAAACTCAAACCTAAAAGAAATAATTTTTTCTTCATTGGAATCTCCCTATCGGCTTTTAGTCCATACCCATCATCATGGATCCCGGGTCAAGCCCGGGATGACGGGATGACAGGGGAACGACGACAACTGTAATTATGACAACTAATAAGCATAGATTGAAGGGTAAACTTGGCTTTGTGTGACTTTTTATGCTTTACAAATATAACATTTTGAATTTATTAAAGATTTCATGACTCCTTTTCATGCCATTTTACTGGGAATTATCCAGGGTTTGAGTGAATTTTTACCTATTTCGAGTTCGGGGCACTTAATTTTATTGCCCTGGGTATTGCACTTTGAAGATCCGGGGCTCACCTTTGATGTCGCTCTGCACTTTGGAACCTTGCTGGCTTTGCTGCTCTATTTTTATAAAGATTGGTGGAGATTAGGCCAGGCCTGGGTGCGTTCTCTTAAAAAAAATCCTAAAAATTATGGCTACGAAGAAAAGATGATTTGGTATCTTATTCTTTCTACTATTCCAGGGGTCATTGGGGGATTATGTTTAGAAGATTATGCTGAAACGATTTTCCGCAGCCCCATCCTCATTGCTACCCAATTAGCTCTAGCCGGCATTTTGCTCGCGGTAATCGATCGCTACTTGCCGCAATCGAGAACAATGAAAGATATGAAATTGAAAGATGGCCTCTTGATCGGTACTGCACAAGTGCTAGCCTTAATCCCAGGGACAAGCCGATCGGGCATTACCATCACTATGGCACGGGGGTTAAAAATTGATCGGGTTTCGGCAGCTCGGTTTTCTTTTTTACTCTCTACCCCCATCACCGCTGGCGCGGTGGTATTGAAGCTCAAAGACTTTCACCCCGATTTTAATGCCACGCTTGCCATTATCATGAGTGCGTTATCAGGCATGTTGGCAATTAAGTATCTACTTTATTTTATACAGAAATATTCTTATCGGATCTTTGCGTATTATCGGGTGGTGATTGCGGTGCTTATCTTGATTGGTGTGTTTGTATTTGGAAAATGACGAGGATACACGACATTAAGGCCGAATTTTTTCTACGTCGTCCCAGGTAATTTTAGGATTACGAGGTTTACCGGCAGGGGTGTAGGGGCTGAATGGTGGGATGCCCTGGTAATAGTAATTTTGCATGCTTTTATAATCTTCGATTTGTTGGTTGCGTTGCATGAGTTGTTGTTCAAAGGCTTGGTGGCGTTGATAAGTGCCAACCGCATAATCAACCGTATTAAAGAAGGTATTGACGGCCACATAGGCTTTATCGGTTTTAGACATTTGGCTCCAAATTGAGGGGCCGTAGGCACCATAATAAGCGAGCGGATAGGGGTTGAAGCCTCCGTAATAACCGTAGGTTTGGGCATGGGAAGTAAAACTAAATCCCACGAAGAGACTCAGGAAAATCATTGTATTTTTAATAAGTTTCATAAGATCCCTCTATAAATTTGCCTTGACCATCTAACCTGTTATCGTCATTAAGAACAAGAAGTTTCGGGTAGTTAAGAAATTTTAAAGATAGGGAAGATTGCTTTATCATCATGGATCCCGGGTCAAGCCCGGGATGACATGGATTGCACCACAAACATGAAAAAGAAGACACTAGGTTTATTCTTTATTGGATTGATCATTGCCATAGGCATTGGTTATTTCGTTTTTTATAAAAAACCAGCCAACCCCTTAGTTGAAATGACGAAACATGAAATTTTAACCCTGGCTAAGGCCTTTCAGAATTATCACCGGGGGGATTTAATTTATCGTTTTGGGAAAGACTATGCCTCGCTACAAGAGGCCAGGGATCGTTTACACGAGGTTAAAAATATATTGCAAGGGATGTTGGCGCGTCTCGATGACCCTCAATTGCCCGATCAACTTTTGTTTGACCAACTTTTTGATTGTGCCAATTCTTTGCTCATCGCCACGCAAACCTATCTGCGGGATGCCGAAAATATACCTACGCTTACCAACCGGCGGCTTAATCATGAAGTGCTACAACTTTACAACCAAGCTGAGACCGATTTAGAAAATGTGTTAACTAATTTAAGTGAATTTAAAAAAACGACCCGAGATTTTGACGATGATACTTTCATCTTTTTATTCAAAGAACTCATGCTAAGTACTTACAAACTAGATTCTTACGAGGCTCGTCACGACATTTATCTACACTTGGCTAAACAACTAAATCATGAAATTTCTCCCTCCCCTGCTACGATCATCGGCAAAAATATTGATGCGCAAATGAATCTTTCTTTTGTCATGCGAAAAGCAAAAGACCCTTTATTTGATAAAATTTTTACCGACCTGGTGCAAAAATTTCCGCTCTATGCTTTGGTGCCCTATAGCCCTGATGAAGAAAAAAAAGTTGTCGATGAATTACAAAAATTAAATCAAACATGGGTACACGGTAAGAAATTGTCTTTTTTAGCCTTACAGCCAGTGGATTCTTCTGAAGAACCGCACGCCATTGTAATGGCCGAAGATGGCAGCACCCTCCAAGAACACTTGTTGCGTACCGGGCTTGCAAAATTAGATGTTCAATATCAAAGTTTACCAGCAAAATGGTTAGAGCTTAACGATCGTTCTCAAAATCTTAAACTAGGAATTTTTCAATGATCCTCACCGGCCTTGATCGTTTGTTGAAACAATTTCCAAAATTACTCCCTGGCAAACGAGTGGGATTGCTTTGTCACCCAGCCTCGATCAATAAAAAACTCTTTTCCGCCATCGAAGTTTTGAAAGCCGCACATATTAATGTGGTGCGATTATTTGGCCCTGAACATGGCCTGCATGGTGAAGCCCAAGACATGGAAGGGGTGGAAAGTTGTGAAGTCAAAAGTTTGTATGGCAAAGATTTAGCTTCGTTGCGGCCCAAAAAAGAATGGTTAGAAGATTTAGATGTTTTAGTGGTTGACCTGCAAGATGTTGGCTCACGGTATTACACCTTTATTTACACCATGGCCTTTTGCATGGAAGTGGCGAGCCTTACCCAAACGCAGGTGTGTGTGTTGGATCGGCCTAATCCCATCAACGGGCATCATCTAGAAGGTAATTTAATTAAACCTGGTTATCATTCTTTTGTCGGGGCCTATAACCTGCCAAACCGGCATGGAATGACGATTGGAGAGCTGGCACAATTTTTTAATACTGAGATTGCTTCGGCGGGCTTGCCTCGCAATGACAAGAAATGTGAATTAACCGTAATACCCATGAAGGGTTGGCATCGGCGCCGTTATTTTGATGAATTAGATTATCCCTGGGTGGCGCCCAGCCCTAACATGCCCACAGTAGACACCGCCGTGGTGTATCCAGGCATGTGTTTATTAGAAGGCACCGAAATTTCAGAAGGCCGAGGCACCACGCTGCCCTTTCAAATTTTTGGTGCACCTTTTATCGACCCACAAAAGTTAGTGAATCGGCTTAACGAATTTCGATTACCTAGTGTAAAATTTCGACCGGCTTTTTTTAAACCTCAATTTCAAAAACATGCAGGTGTCGTTTGTGGTGGCGCACAAATCCATGTGACACGGCGCCGTTCATTTTTGCCTTTGCTAACCGGGATGGCGGTTATTAAAGCCATTCATGATTTGTGGCCCAAAAATTTTGCCTGGCGCGTAGGAGCCTATGAATTTGTCGAAGATAAACCAGCGATTGATTTGTTAATGGGGGGGCTTGAGTTTCGTGAACAAATTGAACGAGGGGCTACGTTGAAGGAGATGTGTGCGGGGTTTGGAGAAGAAATTGAAAAGTTTAAAGCTGTTCGGAAGAAATATTTACTTTATTAAAGTGGAAGATTGCTTCATCATCATGGGTCCCCGCCTTCGCGGGGATGACAGTGATCGCAGATGCAAAGCTTGCGCAGATAGTCGAAACTAAAAATCCCATCTTTATGCCCATCGGAAAATTCAAACTGCAAGGCGTAATGGCCTACGCGTTGATAAGATTTGAAATGGATTGGTTCTGTTAAATGTTCGTCTATTTCGATGGTACCATCATGAGATGCTCCACGCAGTTGCTTACATTGAGCGCATGGGCACTTGCGGCGCAGGTAACTCACCGTTAATTCACTTTGATGCCCATCGGCCCATTCGATTTTTAATGAATAATTTTCTCGTGTGATCTTTTTAGGGTTCACAATGTCACTACTCACCATTATCGTCGTGATTCTTCTTGCCTTTGGGGGCTTTGCTCACCCATTCTCTGGGAATTTTGTGAGTTGTAAGATAGGCAATGGCGGCAAGGCGTTGCTGGTCTAACTTAGTTTGGGGTTGGGTTTCTACGGCTTGTTCAAATTCTTTAGGATTGGTGACATAAAAATTAGGCTTGATGCCTATGCCATGAATCGATTTGCCGCTGGGGGTATAATATTTAGCGATGGTGAGTTTCAAACCACGTTGACCTTCCAACTCAATGACCGTTTGCACACTCCCCTTACCAAAAGAAGTTTCGCCAATGATGGTCGCTCGTTTGTGGTCTTGCAAGGCCCCAGCCAAAATTTCAGAGGCCGAGGCTGAACCTTTGTTGATCAAAATCACGATGGGATAATGGGGCTCAGTATCTTCGGCCACCGCAGCATGCACTTCTTCGGGTTGTCGCCTACCCTTGGTTGAAACAATAACGCCTGAGGTTAAAAATAAATCGGACACTTGTACGGCCTGTTCTAAAAGACCGCCTGGGTTGTTGCGCAAATCTAAAATCAATCCTTTAAAATCACTATCTCGCGTTTTGAGTTCATTTAAGGCCCGCTTGAGTTCAGAAGTTGTATCGGTTTGAAAGGCCACCAAACGAATCAATCCAATCCCATTTTCCAATTTTTCAAACTTGACGCTTTTAATGCGAATAATTTCGCGGGTAATGTGGATTTCTTTGAAGTCGGGGGCGCCTTCGCGATAAATGGTTAAAGTAATCTTGGAACCCTGCGGCCCTCGCAACAAACGCACGGCCTCTTGAATGGGCATATTTTTGGTGCTCTTGCCGTTAATGCGAATAATTTTGTCACCTGCTTTAATCCCCGAACGGAAGGCTGGAGTATCTTCAATGGGGGAAACGACTGTTAAAATATTATTTTTGCTACCCAGCTCAATGCCAATACCACCAAACTTTCCTGTGGTATCGACTTGTAGTTCTTTAAAGTATTCCGGAGATAAATAAATTGAATGTGGATCGAGGGAGTTGAGCATGCCTTGAATGGCACCCTCGATGAGCTTTTGCTCATCGACGGGTTCAACATAATCGCTCTCGACTAAATATAAAATTTTGGCGAAGAGAGAGAGTGGCTCGTAGAGTTTAGAGGGAATAGCGTGGGCTAAAGGGGGAACGCTAATAGAACAAATTAATAACAATTGAAGAATGATTTTTTTCATGAACTCTCTCTTGTCATTGCGAGGAGACCCTTCGTAAAACCTCAGGGCAGGCTCCGCAATCTTTCCGTGTATAACCGGTGAGATTGCCACGCCCGTTGGGCTCGCAATGACAAATGTCATAAGACCGCTAAAATTTGTTTTTCAATTCCTTCGGGATCTAGTTGATAATAATGCAATACATCTTGATAAGTGCCTGATTGACCAAATTGATCACGCACTCCGATACGCTTAATTTTTACGGGTTGAACTTCGGAGAGTGTTTCAGCTACAGCTGAGCCTAAACCACCGATAATCGAATGTTCTTCTACGGTCACCAACAAAGAAAATTTTTGGGCCAATTGTTTTAGTAACGCTTCATCGATGGGTTTGATGGTTGACATGTTCACCACCGTTGCTTCAATGCCCCGCTGACTTAAATTTTTAGCCACTTGCAAGGCATAGGCCACCATTAAACCCGTTGCTACTATGGCAAAATCTTTGCCCTCCCGCAACACTTGACCCTTGCCAATGGAAAAATCGCAACCCCCTTCATGAATCACGGGCACTTTGGCTCGGCCTAAGCGCACATACACAGGCCCGGGATAATCAACGATCTTTCGAATCATGGCTTCGGTTTCAGGGCCATCCGATGGAACTAAGACAGTCATATTAGGGATGGCGCGCATGAGAGCCACATCAGCAATGGCTTGATGGCTCGCCCCATCTTCACCCACCGTTAGGCCAGCATGTGAAGCACAAATTTTTACATTTAACTTAGGGTAAGCGATTGAATTACGCACGACTTCCCAAGCCCGCCCGGTTGCAAAGACCGCAAAGGTTGAGGCAAAGGGAATTTTGCCAGCTAGGGCTAACCCGGCTGCCGTGCCCATCATGTCTTGCTCAGCCACCCCCATATTAAAAAAACGTTCGGGAAATTTTTGCGCAAAGATTTGTGTTTTGGTGGAACAAGACAAATCAGCATCGAGCACAATAATCCGCGGATCTTCTGCCCCAATTTCAGCTAATGTTTTGCCATAGGCGTCGCGGGTTGCGATTTCCATTAAATTTCTCCTAATTTGAGATCGCCACGTCGCCCTACGGGCTCCTCGCGATGACAAGATAATTCCTTTAAGGCAATTTTTAATTCTTCATCGCTCGGGGTTACGCCATGATACTTAGGTTTATTTTCAAAAATTGAAACCCCTTTGCCTAAAATAGTTTTGGCTACGATCATTTTAGGTTTGCCTTTGATTTGTTTGGCCTCGGTCAATGCTGACAGAATTTGTGCCATATCGTGGCCATCAATCACTTGCACATGAAAACCAAAGGCCTGTAATTTTT
The nucleotide sequence above comes from Deltaproteobacteria bacterium. Encoded proteins:
- a CDS encoding undecaprenyl-diphosphate phosphatase — protein: MTPFHAILLGIIQGLSEFLPISSSGHLILLPWVLHFEDPGLTFDVALHFGTLLALLLYFYKDWWRLGQAWVRSLKKNPKNYGYEEKMIWYLILSTIPGVIGGLCLEDYAETIFRSPILIATQLALAGILLAVIDRYLPQSRTMKDMKLKDGLLIGTAQVLALIPGTSRSGITITMARGLKIDRVSAARFSFLLSTPITAGAVVLKLKDFHPDFNATLAIIMSALSGMLAIKYLLYFIQKYSYRIFAYYRVVIAVLILIGVFVFGK
- a CDS encoding DUF1343 domain-containing protein gives rise to the protein MILTGLDRLLKQFPKLLPGKRVGLLCHPASINKKLFSAIEVLKAAHINVVRLFGPEHGLHGEAQDMEGVESCEVKSLYGKDLASLRPKKEWLEDLDVLVVDLQDVGSRYYTFIYTMAFCMEVASLTQTQVCVLDRPNPINGHHLEGNLIKPGYHSFVGAYNLPNRHGMTIGELAQFFNTEIASAGLPRNDKKCELTVIPMKGWHRRRYFDELDYPWVAPSPNMPTVDTAVVYPGMCLLEGTEISEGRGTTLPFQIFGAPFIDPQKLVNRLNEFRLPSVKFRPAFFKPQFQKHAGVVCGGAQIHVTRRRSFLPLLTGMAVIKAIHDLWPKNFAWRVGAYEFVEDKPAIDLLMGGLEFREQIERGATLKEMCAGFGEEIEKFKAVRKKYLLY
- a CDS encoding DUF971 domain-containing protein produces the protein MVSSDIVNPKKITRENYSLKIEWADGHQSELTVSYLRRKCPCAQCKQLRGASHDGTIEIDEHLTEPIHFKSYQRVGHYALQFEFSDGHKDGIFSFDYLRKLCICDHCHPREGGDP
- a CDS encoding S41 family peptidase → MKKIILQLLLICSISVPPLAHAIPSKLYEPLSLFAKILYLVESDYVEPVDEQKLIEGAIQGMLNSLDPHSIYLSPEYFKELQVDTTGKFGGIGIELGSKNNILTVVSPIEDTPAFRSGIKAGDKIIRINGKSTKNMPIQEAVRLLRGPQGSKITLTIYREGAPDFKEIHITREIIRIKSVKFEKLENGIGLIRLVAFQTDTTSELKRALNELKTRDSDFKGLILDLRNNPGGLLEQAVQVSDLFLTSGVIVSTKGRRQPEEVHAAVAEDTEPHYPIVILINKGSASASEILAGALQDHKRATIIGETSFGKGSVQTVIELEGQRGLKLTIAKYYTPSGKSIHGIGIKPNFYVTNPKEFEQAVETQPQTKLDQQRLAAIAYLTTHKIPREWVSKAPKGKKNHDDNGE
- a CDS encoding transketolase family protein: MEIATRDAYGKTLAEIGAEDPRIIVLDADLSCSTKTQIFAQKFPERFFNMGVAEQDMMGTAAGLALAGKIPFASTFAVFATGRAWEVVRNSIAYPKLNVKICASHAGLTVGEDGASHQAIADVALMRAIPNMTVLVPSDGPETEAMIRKIVDYPGPVYVRLGRAKVPVIHEGGCDFSIGKGQVLREGKDFAIVATGLMVAYALQVAKNLSQRGIEATVVNMSTIKPIDEALLKQLAQKFSLLVTVEEHSIIGGLGSAVAETLSEVQPVKIKRIGVRDQFGQSGTYQDVLHYYQLDPEGIEKQILAVL